A genomic window from Bacteroidota bacterium includes:
- a CDS encoding NADH-quinone oxidoreductase subunit A produces MLDSSSSSYMPIVLQSIVALGFVGLVLVLVPMLGPKSKGSIKKDNFECGIEAQGDARVKFSVKYFLTAILFVLFDVEVIFFYPYAVNFKSLGSSGFLAVVMFVAFFLIGFFYVLKKGALEWEK; encoded by the coding sequence ATGTTAGATTCTTCTTCTTCTTCCTATATGCCTATCGTACTGCAATCTATTGTGGCCTTGGGTTTTGTAGGGTTAGTATTGGTATTGGTACCCATGCTCGGACCCAAAAGCAAAGGCTCAATCAAGAAAGATAACTTTGAATGCGGTATAGAAGCACAAGGTGACGCCCGTGTAAAATTCTCGGTGAAATATTTTCTTACGGCTATTCTTTTTGTGCTATTCGACGTAGAAGTAATATTCTTTTATCCCTATGCTGTAAATTTTAAATCCCTTGGCTCGTCTGGGTTTTTGGCAGTTGTAATGTTCGTTGCATTTTTCCTTATCGGATTTTTTTATGTATTGAAAAAAGGTGCGTTGGAATGGGAGAAATAA
- a CDS encoding DUF1294 domain-containing protein produces the protein MKYIIISLLIFNFYCFFLMRIDKNRSVNYRKRISEKTLLWHALVFGSLGILLGMYYASHHKTQVWKFKLGVPSILILEIAGFAYIYIRFFQTA, from the coding sequence TTGAAATATATAATTATATCCCTATTAATTTTTAACTTCTATTGCTTTTTCCTCATGAGGATAGATAAAAACCGTTCGGTGAACTATAGAAAAAGAATTAGTGAAAAAACGCTGCTTTGGCATGCCTTAGTTTTTGGAAGTTTGGGAATTTTGTTGGGTATGTATTATGCTTCCCACCACAAAACCCAAGTTTGGAAATTTAAACTCGGTGTTCCATCGATATTGATTTTAGAAATTGCAGGCTTTGCTTATATATACATTCGATTTTTTCAAACCGCTTAA